In Quadrisphaera sp. DSM 44207, one DNA window encodes the following:
- a CDS encoding sugar ABC transporter substrate-binding protein — MSNGTHEDPTTPTARSCRSRRGRRGLRASGSALAAAALGLTGCGGPTPAGTGATLDYWLWDSLQLPAYEECIDVFEAEHPDVDVRITQYGWGDYWTKLTAALVAGAGPDVFTNHLTRYPGYVTRDVLLPFGSLEATSDFDGSAFQEGLAELWTGQDGEQYGMPKDFDTVALFYDAGALAEAGMTPEDLQGLTWNPEDGGTFEDVLAHLSVDASGVRGDEPGFDPGSVVTYGLASAGAGGDNHGQTQWSWLAAATGWQYTDAAVWGEEYHYDDPRAQAAIGWYFGLVEKGFMPSFEQVGDAPVPIQQVGSGQAALAADGSWNISAYAALEGVDLGVASIPAGPVGHPVSMYNGLGDSISAQTEQPQAAAELVSFLGSDTCQVIVGEHGVVFPARPAGTQAAIAAFREEGVDVAPFIDLVEAQHVVQFPVTEHPADIAAIMEPALTGMYIGTRDVSALTEVNERINALFQ; from the coding sequence ATGAGCAACGGCACGCACGAGGACCCGACCACGCCGACCGCGCGCAGCTGCCGCAGCCGCCGCGGCCGGCGCGGGCTGCGGGCGAGCGGCTCGGCGCTGGCCGCCGCGGCGCTGGGGCTCACGGGCTGCGGCGGCCCGACCCCGGCCGGCACCGGCGCCACGCTGGACTACTGGCTGTGGGACTCGCTGCAGCTGCCCGCCTACGAGGAGTGCATCGACGTCTTCGAGGCCGAGCACCCCGACGTCGACGTCCGGATCACCCAGTACGGGTGGGGGGACTACTGGACGAAGCTGACGGCCGCCCTCGTCGCCGGCGCCGGGCCCGACGTGTTCACCAACCACCTGACGAGGTACCCCGGGTACGTCACCCGCGACGTCCTGCTGCCCTTCGGCTCCCTGGAGGCCACGAGCGACTTCGACGGGTCGGCGTTCCAGGAGGGGCTCGCCGAGCTGTGGACGGGGCAGGACGGCGAGCAGTACGGCATGCCGAAGGACTTCGACACCGTCGCCCTCTTCTACGACGCCGGCGCCCTGGCCGAGGCCGGCATGACGCCCGAGGACCTGCAGGGGCTGACCTGGAACCCCGAGGACGGCGGCACCTTCGAGGACGTGCTCGCGCACCTGTCCGTCGACGCCAGCGGCGTGCGCGGCGACGAGCCCGGCTTCGACCCGGGGAGCGTCGTCACCTACGGCCTGGCCTCCGCCGGGGCCGGCGGGGACAACCACGGCCAGACGCAGTGGTCCTGGCTCGCCGCCGCCACCGGGTGGCAGTACACCGACGCCGCCGTCTGGGGCGAGGAGTACCACTACGACGACCCGCGGGCGCAGGCCGCCATCGGCTGGTACTTCGGCCTCGTGGAGAAGGGCTTCATGCCCTCCTTCGAGCAGGTGGGCGACGCGCCGGTGCCGATCCAGCAGGTCGGCTCCGGCCAGGCGGCGCTCGCGGCCGACGGGTCCTGGAACATCAGCGCCTACGCCGCGCTGGAGGGGGTGGACCTCGGCGTCGCCAGCATCCCCGCCGGCCCGGTCGGCCACCCCGTGTCCATGTACAACGGCCTCGGCGACTCCATCAGCGCCCAGACCGAGCAGCCGCAGGCCGCGGCGGAGCTCGTCTCCTTCCTCGGCTCCGACACCTGCCAGGTCATCGTCGGCGAGCACGGCGTCGTCTTCCCCGCCCGCCCCGCCGGCACGCAGGCCGCCATCGCGGCGTTCCGGGAGGAGGGGGTCGACGTGGCGCCGTTCATCGACCTCGTCGAGGCCCAGCACGTGGTGCAGTTCCCGGTGACCGAGCACCCCGCCGACATCGCGGCGATCATGGAGCCCGCGCTGACCGGCATGTACATCGGCACCCGCGACGTCTCCGCGCTCACGGAGGTCAACGAGAGGATCAACGCCCTCTTCCAGTGA
- a CDS encoding carbohydrate ABC transporter permease, with product MTQLQPATGLGAGQTARRGAVDPRSGPHPGPRPRSRPTAGRVLAWTVMVALLVVTMFPFYWMLRTALSSNSALYSESTSLLPAAPSWGGFERVLGLQPTDEAIAQGGSGADLDFWRYLGNSVVVATGITVFQVFFSAMAAYAFSRLRWRGRNVVFGAFLLSLMVPLIFTLLPNFLLVRQLGLVDTLLGIMLPSLFMAPFAIFFLRQFFLNVPVEVEEAALVDGASKVRVFFNLIIPMTAAPIATIAILTYITAWNDYFWPLMVSYTDESRVLTVALGSFRAQTPSTGPDWAGLMAATLIAALPMIVLFACFARRIVNSIGFSGIK from the coding sequence ATGACGCAGCTGCAGCCGGCCACGGGCCTCGGCGCCGGGCAGACGGCCCGGCGAGGAGCCGTCGACCCGCGCAGCGGGCCGCACCCCGGCCCGCGCCCGCGGTCCCGACCCACCGCCGGGCGCGTGCTCGCCTGGACCGTGATGGTCGCCCTCCTGGTCGTCACGATGTTCCCGTTCTACTGGATGCTGCGCACCGCGCTGTCGAGCAACAGCGCGCTGTACTCCGAGTCGACCTCGCTGCTGCCCGCCGCCCCCAGCTGGGGCGGGTTCGAGCGGGTGCTGGGGCTGCAGCCCACGGACGAGGCGATCGCCCAGGGCGGTTCGGGCGCGGACCTGGACTTCTGGCGCTACCTCGGCAACTCCGTGGTCGTCGCCACCGGGATCACCGTGTTCCAGGTGTTCTTCTCCGCCATGGCCGCCTACGCCTTCTCCCGGCTGCGGTGGCGGGGCAGGAACGTCGTCTTCGGCGCCTTCCTGCTCTCCCTCATGGTGCCGCTGATCTTCACGCTGCTGCCGAACTTCCTGCTCGTGCGGCAGCTGGGGCTCGTGGACACCCTGCTCGGCATCATGCTGCCGTCGCTGTTCATGGCGCCGTTCGCGATCTTCTTCCTGCGGCAGTTCTTCCTCAACGTGCCGGTGGAGGTCGAGGAGGCGGCCCTGGTCGACGGGGCGAGCAAGGTGCGGGTCTTCTTCAACCTCATCATCCCGATGACGGCCGCCCCGATCGCCACCATCGCGATCCTGACCTACATCACGGCGTGGAACGACTACTTCTGGCCGCTGATGGTCTCCTACACGGACGAGTCGCGGGTCCTGACCGTCGCCCTCGGCTCGTTCCGCGCCCAGACCCCCTCGACCGGGCCCGACTGGGCCGGCCTGATGGCGGCGACCCTGATCGCCGCCCTCCCGATGATCGTGCTCTTCGCGTGCTTCGCGAGGCGGATCGTCAACTCCATCGGCTTCAGCGGCATCAAGTGA
- a CDS encoding carbohydrate ABC transporter permease → MAVPTTAAGPAARARARRRRPDDTGLALLFILPATVGLVAFYFWPLVRGIWLSFTSWDVLTPSRFIGLENYQRMVQDPVFWNAVRVTLSYVVLNIGVQTVAALVIAVLMQRLTRSTWVRAMVLAPYLVSNVVAALIFLWILDFQLGIGNQVLERLGLERIGFFTTDTWAIPTIALVNVWRHMGYTALLIFAGLQAISPTVYEAARVDGASELRQFSSITLPLLRPVLGLVLIISVIGSFQVFDTVSVTTGGGPVDASRVLQVYIYDNAFAQFDFGYAAALSVAMLAILMVVTVLQYRVTRAGQTDLD, encoded by the coding sequence ATGGCTGTCCCCACCACCGCCGCCGGGCCCGCAGCGCGGGCCCGGGCCAGGCGCAGGCGACCCGACGACACCGGGCTCGCGCTGCTGTTCATCCTGCCCGCCACCGTCGGGCTGGTCGCGTTCTACTTCTGGCCGCTGGTGCGCGGCATCTGGCTCAGCTTCACCTCCTGGGACGTGCTCACGCCCAGCCGGTTCATCGGCCTGGAGAACTACCAGCGGATGGTCCAGGACCCGGTGTTCTGGAACGCCGTGAGGGTCACGCTGTCCTACGTCGTCCTCAACATCGGCGTCCAGACGGTCGCCGCCCTCGTCATCGCCGTCCTGATGCAGCGGCTCACCCGCTCGACGTGGGTGCGGGCGATGGTGCTGGCCCCCTACCTCGTCTCCAACGTCGTCGCCGCCTTGATCTTCCTGTGGATCCTCGACTTCCAGCTCGGCATCGGCAACCAGGTCCTCGAGCGGCTCGGGCTGGAGCGGATCGGCTTCTTCACCACCGACACCTGGGCGATCCCCACGATCGCGCTGGTCAACGTGTGGCGGCACATGGGCTACACGGCCCTGCTGATCTTCGCGGGGCTGCAGGCCATCTCGCCCACCGTCTACGAGGCCGCCCGGGTCGACGGCGCCTCGGAGCTGCGCCAGTTCTCCTCCATCACCCTGCCGCTGCTGCGCCCCGTCCTCGGCCTGGTGCTCATCATCTCGGTGATCGGCTCCTTCCAGGTCTTCGACACCGTGTCGGTCACGACCGGCGGCGGGCCGGTCGACGCGAGCCGGGTGCTGCAGGTCTACATCTACGACAACGCCTTCGCGCAGTTCGACTTCGGCTACGCCGCGGCCCTGAGCGTGGCGATGCTCGCCATCCTCATGGTCGTCACCGTCCTCCAGTACCGCGTCACCCGCGCCGGCCAGACCGACCTCGACTGA
- a CDS encoding alpha-galactosidase — protein sequence MTALQPLTGPERVPDADPSERLVHLSAAGVSLVLDCRGPALPAVLHWGAALGPLDGEGLRALAAAALPPSVPSAPDVPALVSLVPAAASGWMGLPGLRGSRADGSDWSPDLAVEEVEVGREDGRGGLVVVRAADPAAGLALELRVELTPSGLVRARAAVRNTAPQAPYRLDGLVLALPVPAEAAQLLDLTGRWGRERSPQRTAFTIGSRVRDNRRGRTGADATLVLAACEPGAGFRAGEVWGVHVGWSGNHRTYAERLPSGEAVLGGGELLLPGEVRLQPGEAYETPWLYGSCGHGLDEVSARFHDWMRARPGHPRSPRPVIANTWEAVYFDHDLGRLTALADAAAQVGAERFVLDDGWFRHRRDDRAGLGDWYVDEDVWPQGLHPLVQHVRGLGMQFGLWIEPEMVNPDSDLARAHPEWVMAPGERQPLLVRHQQVLDLGHPGAYEHVLERISALVAEHRIDYLKWDHNRDLTEAGHWPTGAPGVHAQTLAVYRLVDELRARHPHLEIESCSSGGARVDLGILQRTDRVWASDCIDALERQGIQRWTGLLLPPELVGSHVGAGRSHTTSRVHDLSFRAGTALFGHFGIEWDLLAATEEERAELARWVALYKELRGLLHSGRVVRGDHPDPALLVHGVVAADAARAVFALVATATSEVSPPGRVRLPGLDPQRRYRVRPLPPGDSPPGVHGAPVRWLDGDGVVLPGAALSLAGLQAPALHPDHLFLLDATAE from the coding sequence GTGACAGCGCTGCAACCCCTGACCGGCCCCGAGCGGGTGCCCGACGCGGACCCGTCCGAGCGCCTCGTGCACCTCTCGGCCGCCGGCGTCAGCCTGGTGCTGGACTGCCGGGGACCCGCCCTGCCCGCCGTCCTCCACTGGGGCGCCGCCCTCGGGCCGCTGGACGGCGAGGGCCTGCGGGCGCTGGCCGCGGCCGCGCTGCCCCCCTCGGTGCCGAGCGCGCCCGACGTCCCGGCCCTGGTGTCCCTGGTGCCCGCCGCCGCCTCGGGCTGGATGGGGCTGCCGGGCCTGCGCGGCTCGCGCGCCGACGGCAGCGACTGGTCCCCGGACCTCGCGGTGGAGGAGGTCGAGGTGGGCCGCGAGGACGGGCGCGGCGGGCTGGTCGTCGTCCGCGCCGCCGACCCGGCCGCCGGGCTGGCCCTGGAGCTGCGGGTGGAGCTGACCCCGAGCGGGCTGGTGCGGGCGCGCGCCGCGGTGCGCAACACCGCCCCGCAGGCGCCCTACCGCCTCGACGGGCTGGTGCTGGCGCTGCCGGTGCCGGCCGAGGCCGCGCAGCTGCTCGACCTCACCGGCCGCTGGGGGCGCGAGCGCTCCCCGCAGCGCACCGCCTTCACCATCGGCTCCCGCGTGCGCGACAACCGCCGCGGCCGCACCGGCGCCGACGCGACCCTCGTCCTGGCCGCCTGCGAGCCGGGCGCGGGCTTCCGCGCCGGCGAGGTGTGGGGCGTGCACGTGGGGTGGAGCGGGAACCACCGCACCTACGCCGAGCGGCTGCCCTCCGGCGAGGCCGTGCTCGGCGGCGGCGAGCTCCTCCTGCCCGGGGAGGTGCGCCTGCAGCCGGGAGAGGCCTACGAGACCCCATGGCTGTACGGCTCCTGCGGCCACGGTCTGGACGAGGTCTCCGCCCGCTTCCACGACTGGATGCGGGCCCGCCCGGGCCACCCGCGCAGCCCCCGGCCGGTCATCGCCAACACCTGGGAGGCGGTGTACTTCGACCACGACCTGGGCCGCCTGACCGCCCTCGCGGACGCCGCGGCGCAGGTCGGCGCCGAGCGGTTCGTGCTCGACGACGGCTGGTTCCGCCACCGCCGCGACGACCGCGCCGGCCTGGGCGACTGGTACGTGGACGAGGACGTCTGGCCGCAGGGCCTGCACCCGCTGGTGCAGCACGTGCGCGGCCTGGGCATGCAGTTCGGGCTGTGGATCGAGCCGGAGATGGTCAACCCCGACTCCGACCTGGCGCGCGCCCACCCCGAGTGGGTGATGGCCCCCGGGGAGCGCCAGCCGCTGCTCGTGCGCCACCAGCAGGTGCTCGACCTCGGCCACCCCGGCGCCTACGAGCACGTCCTGGAGCGGATCAGCGCCCTGGTCGCCGAGCACCGCATCGACTACCTCAAGTGGGACCACAACCGCGACCTCACCGAGGCCGGTCACTGGCCCACCGGGGCGCCCGGGGTGCACGCCCAGACCCTCGCCGTCTACCGGCTGGTGGACGAGCTGCGCGCCCGCCACCCGCACCTGGAGATCGAGTCGTGCTCCTCCGGTGGCGCCCGGGTGGACCTGGGCATCCTGCAGCGCACCGACCGGGTCTGGGCGTCCGACTGCATCGACGCTCTCGAGCGGCAGGGCATCCAGCGCTGGACCGGCCTGCTCCTTCCCCCGGAGCTCGTCGGCTCCCACGTCGGGGCGGGGCGCTCCCACACCACCTCCCGGGTGCACGACCTGTCCTTCCGCGCCGGCACGGCCCTGTTCGGCCACTTCGGCATCGAGTGGGACCTGCTGGCCGCCACCGAGGAGGAGCGCGCGGAGCTGGCCCGGTGGGTCGCGCTGTACAAGGAACTGCGCGGCCTGCTGCACAGCGGGCGCGTGGTGCGCGGGGACCACCCCGACCCCGCCCTGCTGGTGCACGGCGTCGTGGCCGCGGACGCCGCGCGCGCCGTGTTCGCGCTGGTGGCCACCGCCACGAGCGAGGTCTCCCCGCCCGGGCGCGTGCGCCTGCCCGGGCTGGACCCGCAGCGCCGCTACCGGGTGCGCCCCCTGCCGCCGGGGGACTCCCCGCCCGGCGTCCACGGCGCGCCGGTGCGGTGGCTGGACGGCGACGGCGTCGTGCTGCCCGGCGCGGCGCTGTCCCTGGCCGGGCTGCAGGCGCCCGCCCTGCACCCCGACCACCTGTTCCTGCTGGACGCCACCGCCGAGTGA
- a CDS encoding ROK family transcriptional regulator yields the protein MTTAWAERPQSSRAVAVEVLRHGPLSRVELARRLALSQGTLTRLTRPLLDEGLLVEAPDAARAGAESPEEPRLGRPAQPLAIAADAHHFVGVKLTGSSAHAVLTDLGADVLAGAVAPLPSTEPAAVVDAVAALVGELVGGGRRPTALGVSVGGHAADHRRVTSAPFLHWSDVSLAELLEDRTGLPTTVENDVLALTEAEHWFGAARGCTRFALVTIGAGVGYGHVVHDRLVSSPDAGFGLVGHWPLEVPSSPCPRGHRGCAASVLTIPAITEAASAAVGRPLAFDEVVDLALAGDPGAGRVVADAARGTGRLLAAVANLTMPEKIVLTGDGVRLALELAPQVRAGLDADRDPRAAPVALDVQDFDFAEWARGAAVVALQRFVRGRPAPR from the coding sequence GTGACCACGGCCTGGGCGGAGCGCCCGCAGTCCTCCCGCGCCGTCGCCGTGGAGGTGCTGCGGCACGGCCCGCTCTCGCGCGTGGAGCTGGCGCGCCGGCTGGCGCTCTCGCAGGGCACGCTGACCCGCCTGACGCGCCCGCTGCTCGACGAGGGCCTGCTCGTCGAGGCGCCGGACGCCGCCCGCGCAGGGGCCGAGAGCCCCGAGGAGCCCCGGCTGGGCCGTCCCGCGCAGCCGCTGGCCATCGCCGCGGACGCCCACCACTTCGTCGGCGTGAAGCTGACCGGCTCCAGCGCTCACGCGGTGCTGACCGACCTCGGCGCCGACGTGCTCGCCGGCGCCGTCGCCCCCCTGCCCAGCACCGAGCCGGCCGCGGTCGTCGACGCGGTGGCCGCCCTCGTCGGCGAGCTGGTCGGCGGCGGCCGCCGGCCGACCGCGCTCGGCGTCAGCGTGGGCGGGCACGCCGCGGACCACCGGCGCGTGACGAGCGCCCCGTTCCTGCACTGGTCCGACGTCTCGCTCGCCGAGCTGCTCGAGGACAGGACGGGCCTGCCCACGACGGTGGAGAACGACGTCCTCGCCCTGACGGAGGCCGAGCACTGGTTCGGCGCCGCGCGCGGCTGCACCCGGTTCGCGCTGGTGACGATCGGCGCGGGGGTCGGCTACGGCCACGTCGTGCACGACCGGCTCGTCTCCTCCCCCGACGCCGGGTTCGGCCTGGTCGGCCACTGGCCGCTGGAGGTGCCCTCCTCGCCGTGCCCGCGCGGGCACCGCGGGTGCGCCGCGAGCGTGCTGACCATCCCGGCGATCACCGAGGCGGCGTCCGCGGCGGTGGGCCGGCCGCTGGCGTTCGACGAGGTCGTCGACCTGGCGCTGGCCGGCGACCCCGGGGCCGGGCGGGTGGTCGCGGACGCCGCGCGCGGCACGGGCCGCCTGCTGGCCGCCGTCGCCAACCTGACCATGCCGGAGAAGATCGTCCTCACCGGCGACGGCGTGCGCCTGGCGCTGGAGCTCGCCCCGCAGGTGCGCGCCGGCCTGGACGCCGACCGCGACCCCCGGGCGGCGCCGGTCGCGCTGGACGTGCAGGACTTCGACTTCGCGGAGTGGGCGCGCGGCGCGGCGGTGGTCGCGCTGCAGCGCTTCGTGCGCGGCCGGCCGGCGCCGAGGTGA
- a CDS encoding MFS transporter, translating to MPRRPRSAAGAPAMPREVRVLAVVAFVVALGFGIVAPAIPLFARSYGVGTTAVGLAVSAFAFFRFVSAFAGGSLVERFGERTVLAAGLLVVAVTTGAAGLATSFPLFLALRAAGGLGSAMFTVSALSLLLRVAPATHRGRASATYQGGFILGGIAGPAAGGFLTEASPRLPFLVYAVTLLVAGAVALVRLRAVPPPAGAAAPGSPDPASSPAAGPAADAAATGLAAALRSRAYLAALVANLGVGWVLFGVRNSLVPLYAVEELGRTAAWAGAGLLAGSVAQALGLLRAGRLVDTWGRRPSLVLGAALATASLAVLVLPPATWAFLGSMAAFGLAASLLASAPASIVGDVDPARGGRTVAVFQMAADAGAIAGPLVAGWLADAVSYQAAFAASTGVLALGLLAALAVPRGVPSRPAVG from the coding sequence GTGCCCCGCCGACCACGCTCCGCCGCGGGCGCACCGGCCATGCCCCGCGAGGTGCGCGTCCTCGCCGTCGTCGCCTTCGTGGTCGCCCTCGGCTTCGGCATCGTCGCCCCCGCCATCCCGCTGTTCGCCCGCTCCTACGGCGTGGGGACGACGGCGGTCGGGCTGGCGGTCAGCGCCTTCGCCTTCTTCCGGTTCGTCTCCGCGTTCGCGGGCGGGTCGCTGGTCGAGCGCTTCGGCGAGCGCACCGTGCTCGCCGCGGGCCTGCTCGTCGTCGCGGTCACCACCGGCGCGGCCGGGCTGGCGACGTCCTTCCCGCTGTTCCTGGCGCTGCGCGCGGCGGGCGGCCTGGGCAGCGCGATGTTCACCGTCTCGGCGCTGTCGCTGCTGCTGCGGGTCGCCCCGGCCACGCACCGCGGCCGCGCCTCCGCGACCTACCAGGGCGGCTTCATCCTCGGCGGCATCGCCGGCCCGGCCGCGGGCGGCTTCCTCACGGAGGCCTCCCCGCGGCTGCCCTTCCTCGTCTACGCGGTGACGCTGCTGGTCGCGGGCGCGGTCGCGCTGGTGCGGCTGCGCGCGGTGCCGCCACCCGCCGGGGCGGCCGCGCCCGGCTCCCCCGACCCGGCCAGCTCCCCGGCGGCCGGCCCCGCCGCGGACGCCGCCGCCACGGGGCTGGCCGCCGCGCTGCGCTCCCGCGCGTACCTGGCGGCGCTGGTGGCCAACCTCGGCGTCGGCTGGGTGCTGTTCGGGGTGCGCAACTCCCTGGTGCCGCTGTACGCGGTCGAGGAGCTCGGCCGCACCGCCGCCTGGGCCGGGGCCGGCCTGCTCGCCGGGTCGGTGGCGCAGGCGCTCGGGCTGCTGCGCGCCGGCCGCCTCGTCGACACCTGGGGACGGCGCCCCTCGCTCGTCCTCGGCGCCGCGCTCGCGACCGCCTCCCTCGCCGTCCTCGTGCTGCCCCCGGCGACGTGGGCGTTCCTCGGCTCGATGGCGGCGTTCGGGCTGGCGGCGTCCCTGCTCGCGAGCGCGCCGGCGTCCATCGTGGGGGACGTGGACCCGGCCCGCGGCGGGCGCACCGTCGCGGTGTTCCAGATGGCCGCGGACGCCGGGGCGATCGCCGGGCCGCTCGTGGCCGGGTGGCTCGCCGACGCCGTCTCCTACCAGGCGGCCTTCGCCGCCAGCACCGGCGTGCTGGCGCTCGGCCTGCTCGCGGCCCTGGCGGTGCCCCGCGGCGTCCCGTCGCGACCGGCGGTCGGGTGA
- a CDS encoding plastocyanin/azurin family copper-binding protein, translated as MRTPAAVAAVAALVCLSTACAGEEPAPTSTASAEAPAQTPEQTAAQTPEQTPEQTSASSSGTSSSQAPAAGAGASVLTGVVGEEGDPEAYTITLLDGSGEPVTSLPAGDYQVRVTDPSRTHNFHLTGPGVDETTSVRETTEVTWDVTLRPGEYTFVCDPHPSMVGSVTVT; from the coding sequence ATGAGGACCCCCGCCGCCGTGGCCGCCGTCGCCGCCCTGGTCTGCCTGAGCACCGCGTGCGCCGGGGAAGAACCGGCCCCGACGAGCACCGCGTCGGCCGAGGCCCCCGCGCAGACCCCCGAGCAGACCGCTGCGCAGACCCCCGAGCAGACCCCCGAGCAGACCTCGGCGTCCTCCTCGGGGACGTCCTCGTCGCAGGCGCCGGCGGCCGGTGCGGGCGCCTCGGTGCTCACCGGCGTGGTCGGGGAGGAGGGGGACCCGGAGGCGTACACGATCACGCTGCTGGACGGCTCGGGCGAGCCCGTGACGTCCCTGCCGGCCGGCGACTACCAGGTCCGGGTCACCGACCCGTCGAGGACGCACAACTTCCACCTCACCGGCCCGGGCGTGGACGAGACGACCAGCGTGCGGGAGACCACTGAGGTCACGTGGGACGTGACGCTGCGGCCGGGGGAGTACACGTTCGTGTGCGACCCGCACCCGAGCATGGTGGGTTCCGTGACGGTCACCTGA
- a CDS encoding NAD(P)-dependent alcohol dehydrogenase — protein MLAARLHSLGDPSGIVVEEVPDPREPVGDELLVQVAASSINGTDLLLRRGEPRIATAGRLPLVLGFDVAGEVLRCGPAVTAFAPGDRVVSLLGHGGGAHAERVLLRQGRAARAPAWVSLEVAGALPLAGLTALQALHGRAALDARPGARVLVVGASGGIGAFAVLLAKLAGAHVTALTSTAAVPFVTGLGADEVLDRHREDPFAGGERWDVVVDTPAVLRFGAVRGSLRDGGVLVSTKPLSLDAARSAGLDLLRRPGRRIARRGGGSGARFATVRTQARSQDLTRLVALVDGGRLRVPVDRAFPLAQVAEAHRWAQTRATGKVVLTLPSDQDGQDGQGAETAQGGQDAQQARG, from the coding sequence GTGCTCGCCGCCCGCCTGCACTCCCTCGGAGACCCCTCCGGCATCGTCGTCGAGGAGGTCCCCGACCCGCGCGAGCCGGTCGGCGACGAGCTGCTCGTGCAGGTCGCGGCGTCCAGCATCAACGGCACCGACCTGCTGCTGCGGCGCGGGGAGCCGCGCATCGCCACCGCGGGCCGCCTGCCCCTGGTCCTCGGCTTCGACGTCGCCGGGGAGGTGCTGCGGTGCGGGCCGGCCGTGACCGCCTTCGCGCCGGGGGATCGGGTGGTCTCGCTGCTCGGGCACGGCGGCGGCGCCCACGCCGAGCGGGTCCTGCTGCGCCAGGGCCGCGCCGCGCGGGCGCCGGCGTGGGTGTCCCTGGAGGTCGCCGGCGCGCTGCCGCTGGCCGGCCTGACCGCGCTGCAGGCCCTGCACGGGCGGGCGGCGCTGGACGCGCGCCCGGGCGCCCGCGTCCTCGTCGTCGGCGCCTCCGGAGGGATCGGGGCCTTCGCGGTGCTGCTCGCGAAGCTCGCCGGCGCGCACGTGACCGCTCTGACCAGCACCGCCGCCGTCCCCTTCGTCACCGGCCTGGGCGCCGACGAGGTGCTCGACCGGCACCGCGAGGACCCGTTCGCCGGTGGCGAGCGCTGGGACGTCGTCGTCGACACCCCCGCCGTGCTCCGCTTCGGCGCCGTACGCGGCTCGCTGCGGGACGGCGGCGTGCTGGTCTCCACCAAGCCGCTGTCGCTGGACGCCGCGCGCTCGGCGGGCCTGGACCTCCTGCGGCGCCCCGGGCGGCGCATCGCGCGGCGCGGCGGCGGCAGCGGCGCGCGCTTCGCGACGGTCAGGACGCAGGCGCGCTCGCAGGACCTCACCCGCCTGGTCGCGCTCGTCGACGGCGGGCGGCTGCGCGTGCCGGTGGACCGCGCCTTCCCCCTCGCGCAGGTCGCGGAGGCGCACCGGTGGGCGCAGACCCGCGCCACCGGCAAGGTCGTGCTGACCCTGCCGAGCGATCAGGACGGCCAGGACGGGCAGGGCGCGGAGACCGCGCAGGGCGGGCAGGACGCCCAGCAGGCGCGGGGCTGA
- a CDS encoding ABC transporter permease, with the protein MTATTPRHEPASASLQAPAGEVRGSGSLWALRDTWAMTRRNLRTSARQPQLLVFALVQPVIFILLFRYVFGGAIAGPGPVDYVDFLLTGIFVQTITIGAVQTGVGLSEDASKGVIDRLKSMPITRGAVLAGRVCADLVRNAGVVAVMVAVGYLVGFEFTNGVLGAVLAVLVLLLWGFAFSWVGAFLGLALRTPEAVQAASFPLVFPLVFASSIFVPVETMPGWLQAFVQVNPISLVTGAVRALALGEPFELMPDLAWAALASVVVVAVFAPLAIRRYQRL; encoded by the coding sequence ATGACCGCGACCACACCGCGGCACGAGCCCGCCAGCGCGTCGCTGCAGGCGCCGGCCGGGGAGGTCCGCGGCTCCGGGTCGCTCTGGGCGCTGCGCGACACCTGGGCCATGACGCGGCGCAACCTGCGCACGTCCGCGCGCCAGCCGCAGCTGCTGGTCTTCGCGCTCGTGCAGCCGGTGATCTTCATCCTGCTGTTCCGGTACGTCTTCGGCGGCGCGATCGCCGGGCCCGGCCCGGTGGACTACGTGGACTTCCTGCTCACCGGCATCTTCGTGCAGACGATCACCATCGGCGCCGTCCAGACGGGCGTCGGGCTGTCCGAGGACGCCTCCAAGGGCGTCATCGACCGCCTGAAGTCCATGCCGATCACGCGCGGTGCGGTGCTCGCCGGGCGGGTGTGCGCCGACCTCGTGCGCAACGCCGGCGTGGTCGCCGTGATGGTCGCCGTCGGGTACCTCGTCGGCTTCGAGTTCACCAACGGCGTCCTCGGCGCCGTCCTCGCGGTGCTCGTGCTGCTGCTGTGGGGGTTCGCCTTCTCCTGGGTCGGCGCCTTTCTGGGCCTGGCGCTGCGCACGCCGGAGGCGGTGCAGGCCGCGTCCTTCCCGCTCGTCTTCCCCCTCGTCTTCGCCTCCTCGATCTTCGTGCCGGTGGAGACCATGCCGGGGTGGCTGCAGGCGTTCGTGCAGGTCAACCCCATCAGCCTCGTCACCGGCGCGGTGCGCGCGCTCGCCCTCGGCGAGCCCTTCGAGCTCATGCCCGACCTCGCCTGGGCCGCGCTCGCCAGCGTCGTGGTGGTGGCCGTGTTCGCGCCCCTGGCGATCCGCCGCTACCAGCGCCTCTGA